In the genome of Ostrinia nubilalis chromosome 30, ilOstNubi1.1, whole genome shotgun sequence, one region contains:
- the LOC135086134 gene encoding zinc finger protein 782-like codes for MLAVLLLNRMSMKRRTARKQRLAKPAKVDVVVPEVFVCRTCLSPDNLESIFVNKDSEKKRSHDLKLVTGLEIKMNDGLSQKICSKCIESMNTALQFRRTSRKAEKSLLNSVTGKKSKKKYKLRKKVIKTKLKEAKKEKLDSDLDVGNDFQNDDCGMGGDDSFQDYNYQNNEYHDDDDNFVPVKEEVTETKAETKPTEKKKRPAIPNAPSYKCSTCNKEFRMKATYQSHMRFHTNYCVCEACGKRCRNNNQLQEHKRARHGLGRIHKCAYCEYSAATKEALTIHERRHTGERPYVCDHCGATFHRRSNLVQHIAIHLPEKNFQCSMCDKREKSKKLLQVHQYKVHRQKPYKYVCPVCRDVFSRPGNVRQHLTRSHGVLRIDQGKIERLEVQSSVLPEIINHKLDYVTT; via the exons ATGCTAGCGGTACTGCTTCTGAACAGGATGAGTATGAAACGGCGAACAGCTCGCAAACAAAGGCTAGCAAAACCTGCAAAAGTAGACGTGGTAGTGCCTGAAGTCTTTGTCTGCAGGACCTGCTTGAGCCCTGACAATTTGGAGAGCATATTTGTTAATAAAGACAGCGAAAAGAAGAGGTCGCACGATCTGAAACTCGTCACCGGTTTAGAA ATCAAAATGAATGATGGTCTCTCCCAAAAAATATGCAGCAAATGTATAGAATCCATGAACACGGCTCTACAGTTTAGAAGAACAAGCAGAAAGGCAGAAAAATCCTTACTCAACAGCGTAACCGGTAAAAAGagcaagaaaaaatacaaactgCGCAAAAAAGTGATAAAAACAAAACTCAAGGAGGCAAAAAAGGAGAAATTAGATAGTGATTTAGACGTAGGCAATGACTTCCAGAACGATGACTGTGGGATGGGTGGCGATGATAGTTTTCAGGATTATAACTATCAGAATAATGAgtatcatgatgatgatgacaattttGTACCTGTTAAAGAAGAGGTGACTGAAACTAAAGCTGAAACA AAACCAACAGAAAAGAAGAAACGGCCAGCGATACCGAACGCACCGTCATACAAGTGCAGTACATGCAACAAGGAGTTCCGGATGAAGGCAACGTACCAGTCGCACATGCGGTTCCACACCAACTACTGTGTTTGCGAG GCGTGCGGCAAGCGCTGTCGGAACAACAACCAACTGCAAGAACATAAGCGCGCACGTCACGGGTTAGGGCGCATCCACAAGTGTGCGTACTGTGAATACAGCGCTGCTACTAAAGAGGCGCTTACA ATCCATGAGCGGCGCCACACGGGCGAGCGGCCGTACGTGTGCGACCACTGCGGCGCCACCTTCCACCGCCGGTCTAATCTGGTACAACACATCGCGATACACTTGCCGGAGAAGAACTTTCAG TGCAGCATGTGCGACAAGCGCGAAAAGTCCAAGAAGCTCCTCCAAGTCCACCAATACAAGGTGCACCGTCAGAAACCGTACAAATACGTGTGCCCTGTCTGCCGGGACGTGTTCTCGAGGCCAGGGAACGTTAGACAGCATTTGACGAGGAGCCATGGCGTGTTGAGGATCGACCAGGGGAAAATTGAGAGATTAGAG